In Theileria parva strain Muguga chromosome 4 map unlocalized ctg_529, whole genome shotgun sequence, one DNA window encodes the following:
- the ncapd2 gene encoding non-SMC mitotic condensation complex subunit 1 family protein yields the protein MDSANIGLKVFEIPETLDWRSLLRPPGPEYVNFLDASEAEDPEGWTENEISTAFQTLGDINFKNIGECLKALTPEVFISVFNLNRIYSNLEKQNQILLCQFLSNLCIKIQVILESIPPKPYTSDRESIDNITYKQFVNQLSLYNSQNEEEDTHTTEKLSGTGVDPKSLGVVLRSLISVSVFLLCMCYKFATTFERNEEKTTFDISKEKGKRGRKSKKDETSSKVNTLALETLINSLMTCCKYNMKYPYASCYGGNNRTSVPMLRLLFVNLLHTLSLDESIHSTSKNMVQSIAKIIRVNFSTMQSNKAGHSSFNTNVNHEGVQETGETLETGEQNVESQMKDHENMVDSQEDQAKDGNEDTSRTIDTVLESFDDEWLGLVLDEIKKPHCQVIVDVLELLKDSNIPNIIVNELFFNIKENYSSQISNTNQLVSTLVQNEFTNIGLFFEKMAKKVPCVVLSNIGQLKQLFDVPCYPLRKSIMEGIKLLIILSKYYDSGNESSNLIEDDEDTRENRMEIDNYDTLNSSNDEGKYKMKTSKLCWRNREMLLDIIISRQFDCYMYARACVLKVLYDIIEADALPARKYNLVADFATERVMDRGSQVRQKALSLVSLIIEMLTNKKFMLQLNRPKLVQELKVIDNNINKVNFALSELSVRRYSLSSHSSNNSRRNSYDDNVNKERSRRDSLSFADAKEYDFDLVILELKTDFGGDVVDKLEEIQTKLEMARELYSDSIEIAERVEESLELCKSLLKSPTETDQRSAIRFISSAHLLGVQKATQMLPLAWALSWSNNPNVVESVLTEFKNVYFQTEHNSLIDPCRLLINLIGNTDLTCLSSVEKIFQINQTKQQILGINLIDLIPTLISISTSSYSNAPSTKSSPQNSLIDHSRNLLKCKICLSLIKIILSSNQNSNIQDSSNKDLTINSQNTNKELRSDSQSSLSSSGDQLATVDRDTNFDLGVFEEILQKYNEDILLEVSQVLIYFENSPAVQDFIQHILKLFLGHFGNLSLTWFETAQSVIDLTFTHMTNPLTIWSSIINNLLSMLVNSDESGQLNGYDGLNGVTKTSGVSDSTKEVRKLSQLIFITGHVAIRSIMYVEKVQNDLKVARSNTESEQLENNMGLATKDEMEREFFDHVLENKLVNDNLLGGTILKIIIEAIINPQNFIHTNPNFHSFNYFDKLNKVSFSSSRHNHKSGNSELDKHTSIEDNLDKDEIDSCLECNILFMCSVISLCKFATVSKSFCNIKLPNNKTIIQTIISLLLLETDTTQTNGAEQPSSVSDLAKNDLNSLKCNLLICYGDLLVRHPNIMEPMNDLVFKLLSHPVNMVRETAILVFSHLVMNDMIKPKGKLLDNVMFLTQDSDDKISNYARVFLNEIHRKNPNTIYNCFPEMLTTLSQPSVTYYNIIDAYGTGVYGSDATIDHNNSLHGIQVNLKILNEVFNFLKNDKQEHLVEKICMRLSKAKSIFATTLYINALLLINYDEKNIMKLSKSLNFMRQLLSESQPLLAALSIIHKRIKSSKVQKIQGQIDIKEVADEMINKVKSILGQGKGTMLIRASKYAEQIIELLNNGNYTRTTLMTLFDSENQANSASMKKVKKEPGIEESDVSSSNTGDFDEIFSDDEGPNIGKQSSSDSMETAESTSINGEENETGVKTRKKRGRKPKLKRIIEDDEDVDELEDRISELDQDGIPSNHDDNIAKRRSRRARTGKLRNIDMLEEFYDMDGIEEAED from the coding sequence ATGGATTCTGCCAACATAGGTTTAAAGGTGTTTGAAATCCCAGAAACCCTGGACTGGAGAAGTCTACTGAGACCACCAGGACCagaatatgtaaattttcTAGACGCATCAGAAGCAGAGGACCCTGAAGGATGGACGGAAAATGAGATTAGCACTGCATTTCAAACTCTGGGtgatataaattttaaaaatataggAGAATGCCTTAAGGCATTGACTCCCGAAGTATTCATTTCAGTCTTTAACTTGAACCGGATTTACTCTAATTTGGAGAAACAAAATCAGATTTTATTGTGTCAATTCCTGTCAAATTTGTGCATAAAGATACAAGTCATACTGGAATCAATTCCCCCGAAACCTTACACATCAGATAGAGAATCCATAGATAATATTACATACAAACAATTTGTAAATCAACTCTCACTTTATAACTCTCAAAATGAAGAGGAAGACACACATACAACAGAAAAACTAAGTGGGACAGGAGTTGATCCAAAATCGTTAGGGGTTGTTTTGAGATCACTTATAAGTGTAAGCGTGTTCCTTTTATGTATGTGTTACAAGTTTGCAACCACATTTGAGAGAAATGAGGAAAAGACGACATTTGATATTAGTAAAGAAAAGGGTAAAAGGGGAAGGAAGAGTAAAAAGGATGAAACTTCCTCAAAAGTCAATACTTTGGCATTGGAGACTTTAATTAACTCGCTTATGACATGctgtaaatataatatgaAGTATCCATATGCATCTTGCTACGGAGGGAATAATAGAACCTCAGTGCCAATGTTGAGACTGTTATTTGTAAACCTCCTTCATACCTTATCACTAGATGAATCGATCCACTCAACCTCAAAAAACATGGTACAGTCAATCGCAAAAATAATCAGAGTTAATTTCTCAACAATGCAAAGTAACAAAGCAGGTCACAGCTCCTTTAACACTAATGTGAACCATGAAGGTGTTCAAGAAACTGGAGAAACACTTGAAACTGGTGAACAAAATGTAGAATCACAGATGAAAGATCATGAAAACATGGTTGATAGCCAAGAAGACCAAGCGAAGGATGGTAATGAAGATACAAGCAGAACAATCGATACTGTTTTAGAATCGTTTGATGATGAATGGTTGGGGTTGGTGCTGGATGAGATAAAGAAACCTCACTGTCAAGTTATAGTAGATGTATTAGAACTGTTGAAGGATAGTAATATCCCGAATATAATAGTCAATGAACTGTTTTTCAACATTAAGGAGAATTATTCATCCCAAATATCCAACACAAACCAGCTAGTAAGCACTCTGGTTCAAAATGAGTTCACAAACATTGGGTtgttttttgaaaaaatggCCAAAAAGGTGCCGTGCGtagttttatcaaatattgGACAACTTAAACAGCTGTTTGACGTGCCATGTTATCCCCTAAGGAAGTCAATTATGGAAGGAATTAAACTACTGATTATACTCTCAAAGTACTATGACTCAGGCAATGAATCGTCAAATTTAATCgaagatgatgaagatACTAGAGAAAACAGAATGGAAATAGATAACTATGATACATTAAATAGTTCAAATGATGAAGGTAAGTATAAGATGAAGACAAGTAAGTTGTGTTGGAGAAATCGGGAGATGCTGCTGgatataataatatcaaGGCAATTTGACTGTTACATGTATGCAAGAGCATGTGTATTGAAGGTTTTGTATGATATAATAGAAGCAGATGCACTCCCAGCaagaaaatataatttggtaGCAGATTTTGCAACAGAAAGAGTAATGGATAGGGGGTCACAAGTTAGACAGAAAGCACTATCACTGGTATCGTTAATTATAGAAATGCTTACAAATAAAAAGTTTATGCTCCAACTAAACAGGCCAAAGTTGGTTCAAGAACTTAAAGTTATagataataacattaataaagttaacTTTGCCCTCTCAGAGTTATCGGTTAGGAGATATAGCCTCAGCAGCCATTCATCAAACAATAGTAGAAGAAACTCTTACGATGATAACGTGAATAAGGAACGATCACGCCGAGACAGTTTAAGTTTTGCAGACGCTAAGGAATATGATTTCGACCTTGTAATACTTGAATTAAAGACAGACTTTGGAGGAGACGTGGTTGATAAGCTGGAAGAGATTCAGACTAAACTTGAAATGGCAAGAGAACTATATTCAGATTCAATAGAGATAGCTGAGAGAGTTGAAGAATCCCTTGAACTGTGcaaatcattattaaaatccCCAACTGAAACTGACCAGAGATCTGCAATAAGGTTTATAAGTTCTGCACACCTCCTAGGAGTACAAAAGGCAACACAGATGCTTCCACTAGCCTGGGCACTCTCATGGTCTAACAACCCAAATGTAGTTGAGTCAGTTCTGACAGAGTTCAAAAATGTATACTTTCAAACGGAGCATAATTCATTAATTGACCCTTGTAGACTCCTAATTAACCTCATAGGAAACACAGACCTCACATGTCTATCATCAGTTGAGAAGATTTTCCAGATTAATCAAACGAAACAGCAGATTCTAGGAATTAACTTAATTGACCTAATACCAACACTGATCAGTATCTCAACTTCAAGCTACTCTAATGCACCGAGCACTAAATCTAGTCCACAGAATAGTCTGATTGACCATAGTAGAAATTTGTtgaaatgtaaaatatgtcTAAGCttaattaaaatcatcCTATCGTCTAACCAGAATAGTAATATTCAGGATTCCTCAAATAAGgatttaacaattaattCACAGAATACAAACAAAGAATTAAGGAGTGATTCACAAAGTAGTCTTAGTAGTTCAGGAGATCAACTAGCTACTGTTGATAGGGATACGAATTTTGATTTGGGAGTATTTGAGGAAATTCTGCAAAAATACAATGAGGATATATTGTTGGAGGTCTCACAAGTGTTAATATACTTTGAAAACAGCCCTGCAGTACAGGATTTTATACAACACATCCTCAAGTTGTTCTTGGGTCATTTTGGAAATTTAAGCCTTACGTGGTTTGAAACAGCTCAAAGTGTTATTGACCTTACTTTTACTCATATGACAAATCCACTAACCATATGGTCAAGTATTATTAACAACTTACTTTCAATGTTGGTAAACTCAGATGAGTCTGGTCAATTAAATGGTTATGATGGATTAAACGGTGTAACTAAAACATCAGGAGTATCAGATTCTACAAAAGAAGTAAGAAAGCTGTCAcagttaatatttataacaGGGCATGTTGCTATTAGGAGTATAATGTATGTAGAAAAGGTCCAGAATGATTTAAAAGTGGCTAGATCAAATACTGAAAGCGAACAATTGGAGAACAACATGGGTCTTGCGACTAAAGATGAAATGGAGAGAGAGTTCTTTGACCATGTTCTAGAGAACAAACTGGTGAATGATAATCTCCTGGGAGGaacaatattaaaaatcattattGAAGCAATAATTAACCcacaaaattttatccaCACAAATCCAAATTTTCATTCATTCAATTATTTCGATAAACTGAATAAAGTTAGTTTTAGCTCCAGTAGGCATAATCATAAAAGCGGAAATTCTGAACTAGATAAGCATACTTCAATTGAGGATAATTTGGACAAGGATGAAATTGACAGCTGTTTGGAGTGCAACATACTGTTCATGTGTAGTGTGATAAGCTTGTGTAAGTTTGCAACAGTTTCAAAGAGTTTTTGTAACATTAAATTGCCAAATAACAAGACAATAATCCAGACAATCATATCACTATTACTCCTGGAAACTGATACAACACAAACTAACGGTGCAGAACAGCCCAGTTCGGTGAGTGATTTGGCgaaaaatgatttaaactCACTTAAGTGTAACCTGTTAATATGTTACGGTGACTTGTTGGTAAGACACCCTAACATAATGGAACCAATGAATGATTTAGTGTTCAAGTTACTATCACACCCAGTGAATATGGTGAGGGAGACTGCAATACTGGTGTTTTCACACTTAGTGATGAATGACATGATAAAGCCGAAGGGAAAACTTTTAGACAATGTGATGTTTTTAACTCAGGACAGTGACgataaaatatcaaattacGCTAGAGTGTTTCTTAATGAAATACACAGAAAGAACCCAAACACAATATATAACTGCTTCCCTGAAATGTTGACAACACTCTCTCAGCCCTCAGTTACCTACTATAACATCATCGACGCGTATGGTACAGGAGTTTACGGCAGTGATGCAACAATTGACCACAATAACAGTTTACATGGAATTCAGGTGAATTTGAAGATTTTGAATGAAGTGTTCAATTTTCTAAAGAACGACAAACAGGAACATTTAGTTGAGAAGATTTGCATGAGGCTGAGTAAGGCGAAGTCTATATTCGCAACAACTTTGTACATAAACGCGCTActactaattaactatgaTGAAAAGAACATAATGAAACTGTCAAAATCCTTAAATTTCATGAGGCAATTGCTCTCGGAATCTCAGCCCCTGTTAGCTGCGCTTTCAATAATTCACAAGAGGATCAAATCTAGTAAAGTGCAAAAAATCCAAGGACAAATAGACATCAAGGAGGTGGCAGACGAGATGATCAATAAGGTAAAATCAATCCTGGGTCAGGGTAAGGGAACCATGCTGATTAGAGCCTCAAAGTATGCTGAACAGATCATTGAACTGCTCAATAACGGGAATTATACTCGGACTACCTTGATGACACTCTTTGACTCAGAAAACCAGGCCAACAGTGCCAGTATGAAGAAAGTTAAAAAAGAACCTGGGATTGAGGAATCTGATGTCAGTTCAAGCAATACTGGCGACTTCGATGAGATTTTCTCCGATGACGAAGGACCAAATATAGGGAAACAAAGCTCGAGTGATTCTATGGAAACCGCTGAATCAACAAGTATTAACGGTGAGGAAAATGAAACTGGTGTTAAAACTAGGAAAAAAAGAGGAAGGAAACCCAAACTTAAGAGGATAATTGAGGACGATGAGGATGTTGATGAGCTTGAGGATCGAATAAGTGAATTGGATCAGGATGGAATACCCTCAAATCATGATGATAATATTGCCAAGAGACGTAGTAGGAGAGCTAGAACTGGGAAACTCAGGAATATCGATATGCTTGAAGAATTTTACGACATGGATGGAATTGAGGAAGCAGAggattaa
- a CDS encoding Thioredoxin-like family protein, translated as MELRSFIFLLTLFLLNPIQHCNGKLLNHDSRIVKISRLPTLPNSSFVSFNRSKKAEPNTPPQITEYKINKNVVLSKLVDRRNQKLALVASGTVLFAATCYKLVSKIVNHYLYDRYVVKNSPGIVNTIGHVLLTNTPDVPSKTFMDKVFKPILKVLEKTPFLRGMIRPGMKRVSTASVIKDDTIVLVYIYDEFIHQQSKNYGFDFMRVVVDKYQSLKKSGKSVELVLVNVSGKWDMSYDTFRGLPCYAVPFGDKKRNLKIADMLGPSSIPNLFLLDSQGNVVSDNCLYLMYKWSNNFPWPKVKLMDYLPDNLYNSSNEPVPKSSLYGKIVGVYVDSGNPELSKKLRDKLKELYEFMTKATDGNFELLTLKYCSKRNEFDDFLKGNHPSWLNLGFDEVTTSVLLSNTFGMNEFLSNIVLLDQQGDVYTRFGMFALDKNLYQRLLNGLLKGAFRVKDGELAHLHLMNRPLILVLADNKDPKGLEDLTTELNKALSAHRKKRRGQEFEFLVLNEKNPCEQTRKLLRLDSKTSMIAISPFNKLLKFKGDELTENTVLKFIDDYYNSF; from the exons ATGGAACTCAGGAGTTTTATATTTCTACTAACCctatttttactaaatcCTATTCAGCACTGTAATGGTAAACTACTAAACCACGACAGTAGGATCGTAAAGATATCAAGGTTACCCACTCTTCCGAACTCTTCCTTCGTGAGTTTTAATCGCAGTAAAAAGGCAGAGCCTAACACACCGCCTCAGATAAcagagtataaaattaataaaaatgtagTCCTTTCAAAACTAGTTGATAGAAGGAACCAGAAACTGGCTTTAGTCGCCAGCGGCACTGTATTATTTGCAGCTACCTGCTATAAATTGGTTTCCAAAATCGTTAATCATTACCTCTACGACCGATATGTCGTCAAAAATTCTCCTGGAATTGTTAACACTATAGGTCATGTCCTACTGACAAACACTCCTGACGTTCCAAGTAAGACCTTCATGGACAAGGTTTTCAAACCAATTCTCAAGGTCTTGGAAAAAACACCCTTCTTAAGGGGCATGATTAGACCTGGCATGAAACGGGTGTCAACAGCTTCCGTTATTAAAGATGACACAATTGTTCTAGTCTATATCTACGATGAATTCATCCATCAACAGTCAAAG AATTATGGATTTGACTTCATGCGTGTTGTTGTGGATAAATACCAGTCTCTGAAGAAAAGTGGGAAGAGTGTTGAGCTGGTCCTGGTAAACGTGTCAGGCAAGTGGGACATGAGCTATGACACATTTAGAGGCCTCCCGTGCTACGCTGTTCCATTTGGAGATAAGAAACGCAATCTTAAAATTGCGGACATGCTTGGGCCGAGCTCTATACCAAACCTGTTTTTACTAGACTCACAGGGCAATGTCGTCAGCGATAACTGTTTATACCTGATGTACAAGTGGTCCAATAACTTCCCGTGGCCCAAAGTGAAGTTAATGGACTACTTACCAGATAACTTGTATAACAGCTCCAACGAACCCGTTCCGAAGAGCAGTCTTTACGGCAAGATTGTGGGAGTCTACGTGGATAGCGGTAATCCTGAACTAAGTAAGAAACTAAGAGATAAGCTGAAGGAGCTTTACGAGTTCATGACCAAGGCGACTGACGGCAATTTTGAGCTTCTGACCCTTAAATACTGCAGTAAAAGGAACGAATTTGACGATTTCCTCAAGGGCAACCACCCATCGTGGTTAAATTTAGGATTTGACGAGGTCACAACAAGCGTACTGCTCTCAAACACCTTTGGAATGAACGAGTTCCTGTCAAATATCGTTCTTTTAGACCAACAAGGAGATGTTTACACCAGGTTTGGCATGTTTGCACTGGATAAGAATCTCTACCAGAGATTACTTAACGGACTCCTGAAGGGTGCTTTCCGTGTAAAGGACGGCGAACTGGCACACCTCCACCTTATGAACAGACCACTTATCTTGGTCCTGGCAGATAATAAGGATCCTAAGGGTTTGGAGGACTTAACAACTGAGCTCAACAAGGCTCTTTCAGCGCATAGAAAAAAGCGTAGAGGACAAGAGTTCGAGTTCTTGGTCCTGAATGAAAAGAACCCATGCGAACAAACAAGGAAACTATTACGTCTGGATAGCAAAACATCGATG attGCTATAAGTCCTTTTAACAAGTTACTGAAGTTTAAGGGGGATGAACTGACTGAGAATACTGTTTTAAAGTTCATTGATGACTACTATAACTCCTTTTAA
- the TBC1D22B gene encoding uncharacterized protein, whose translation MSLTSCSSDDLSEKDKATSRRDGSSKSRKLSDRLKRLGLLLLAPTSDIDELSRFLWLGIPDHCPLFYRSDSWRIVLGYLSCVKSERSDLLSLKRKDYLNMCYKYYHKDNFSDHEMNILKQIRVDLPRTNPSFKIFKYKRLQDCMERILFVWSCLNPDSGYVQGINDLLTLFVIVFLRPYVNKFNLTIDDISLLSDSTLTEVEADSFFCLSRILSELIENYTENQPGVYRSLKRLCDLVKRIDYELYKHLEDLNVDFMQFPFRWMNCMLIREIPTDCSIRLWDTYISEIRNGLVTFHEYVSVAFLCYWSEQLRSMDYQHCLLFLQQLPTSNWGIKEIDTLISKAFVLKSAFHNSPNHLV comes from the exons ATGAGTCTTACTTCATGCAGTAGCGACGATTTGTCAGAAAAGGACAAGGCTACGAGCAGACGGGACGGCTCTTCTAAATCTAGAAAATTATCTGATCGTCTAAAGCGCCTAGGATTACTTCTTTTGGCTCCAACTTCCGATATAG ACGAGCTGTCAAGGTTCCTATGGCTTGGGATTCCAGACCACTGCCCTTTATTTTATAGGTCGGATTCCTGGCGAATTGTAttg GGTTACTTGAGTTGTGTTAAATCTGAAAGGAGTGATTTATTATCCCTAAAACGAAAggattatttaaatatgtgtTAT aAATATTATCACAAAGATAATTTTTCTGACCACGAAATGAATATACTGAAACAG ATAAGAGTTGATTTGCCTCGAACTAATCCCTCATTTAAGATTTTTAAGTATAAAAGACTACAGGACTGTATGGAGAGGATCCTGTTTGTTTGGAGTTGTTTGAACCCAGACAGTGGGTATGTGCAG GGAATTAATGATCTTTTGACTTTATTTGTCATTGTATTTCTACGGCCATACGTTAACA AGTTTAATCTCACCATCGACGATATATCACTATTAAGTGATAGCACTTTGACTGAAGTAGAGGCGGATTCTTTCTTTTGCCTTTCAAGAATATTATCTGAATTAATA GAGAATTATACTGAGAATCAACCAGGAGTATATAGGTCCTTGAAAAGACTTTGTGATTTAGTTAAAAGAATCGACTATGAATTATATAAGCATTTGGAGGATTTAAATGTAGACTTCATGCAGTTTCCATTCCGCTGGATGAACTGTATGCTGATTCGTGAAATTCCTACCGATTGCTCTATAAGGCTATGGGACACTTACATTTCAGAAATTAGGAACGGGCTGGTAACTTTCCATGAATACGTCTCAGTGGCCTTTTTGTGTTATTGGTCTGAACAGCTCAGGTCCATGGACTACCAACATTGTCTACTATTCCTACAGCAGCTTCCCACTTCCAATTGGGGAATTAAAGAAATAGATACTCTCATCTCCAAAGC GTTTGTATTAAAATCTGCATTTCACAACTCACCCAACCATCTGGtctaa